A DNA window from Ipomoea triloba cultivar NCNSP0323 chromosome 10, ASM357664v1 contains the following coding sequences:
- the LOC116032605 gene encoding uncharacterized protein LOC116032605: MATKPLTKEAIALTEKKMDMTLDDIIKMSKNNSFKAKKQVVPNRNQKFSNNASHDKSAKFQRFMETRSSLRQGALAQRRSSFQGNHFPLVAQAARKAAAAPIHNRGFSRGRVVNMNGQRVAAPQTQRNFTNKGGFSVIKQQQLQQKVRPVTKQKPQTLDSLFANMKEQRMKNFSQQHTNAPRRNGGSHSQTIVPWARGLLGK; the protein is encoded by the exons atGGCAACCAAACCACTAACAAAGGAGGCAATTGCTCTCACTGAGAAGAAAATGGATATGACATTAG ATGATATCATCAAAATGTCcaaaaataattcttttaaagcTAAGAAGCAAGTAGTTCCG AATAGAAACCAGAAGTTTTCTAATAATGCTTCTCATGATAAATCTGCCAAGTTCCAGAGGTTTATGGAAACAAGATCCTCTCTTAGACAG GGGGCTCTTGCTCAAAGGAGATCAAGTTTTCAAGGCAACCACTTTCCTTTGGTAGCTCAGGCAGCTAGAAAAGCTGCAGCTGCTCCTATTCACAATAGAGGCTTCAGCCGAGGCAGGGTAGTGAATATGAATGGACAGAG GGTTGCTGCTCCACAGACTCAGAGAAATTTCACAAATAAAGGTGGCTTCAGTGTTATTAAG CAACAGCAGCTGCAGCAGAAAGTCAGGCCAGTTACAAAGCAGAAGCCTCAGACATTGGATTCGCTGTTTGCAAATATGAAGGAACAAAGGATGAAGAACTTTTCTCAACAACACACTAATGCTCCAAGAAGAAATGGAGGTAGCCATAGCCAGACCATTGTGCCATGGGCAAGAGGTCTTCTCGGCAAATGA
- the LOC116032167 gene encoding uncharacterized protein LOC116032167, with translation MSIKLSSPACLSCFPQRFSVTGTGALFYLFFRRRLPGSGASGNRAFSCCSRNAFCSFKTRAALSEANESAASRLLDDELLCRVSTAADANGVLNMIAESTLRSGGTVSSSDCSLILSAALDRSNADLALSVFQAMRSSFDPDVNQKGLSFEKWKWSRPDVNTYTILVLGLAALLRVSDALKMIAKVCRVGVSPGEEVPFGKVVKCPSCRVAVTVAQPQHGIQIASCYKCRYQYELVSGNILRIESEEISMGVPAWKRGLKFLQIKQDIPAAVHSIVVETPSGMARTHRFATETVDLPAQEGERVTIALAAPSNVYREMGPFKFSPKDSSFYAGEPMCLTNHVDGRESPLLRAPEKDKGTSLLNPSLIFPLVAVFATGDAASGMIDPNLPQLISVAAVSLIAVGATLNNLVLPQLSKLPQRLVSSMEIRQQLLSQYDVLQSRIKELKGTAENEVWMLARMCQLENKISAVGEPSYSARKSRVKRVRESLESSLKKRIELIESYARISSMIEIEVELDSDVLAAEAASNVESIADQIQQIMELEKLEEKWRLQAEANDEAERLLSSEPLSVEKVLDR, from the exons ATGAGTATCAAGTTGAGCTCCCCTGCTTGTCTCTCTTGTTTCCCTCAGAGATTCTCCGTCACAGGCACCGGTGCTCTCTTCTATCTCTTCTTCCGGCGCCGCCTTCCCGGAAGCGGCGCTTCCGGTAACCGTGCGTTCTCTTGCTGTTCTCGCAACGCTTTTTGCAGCTTTAAGACCAGAGCTGCTTTGAGTGAGGCTAATGAGAGTGCGGCGTCGCGGCTGTTGGACGACGAATTGCTATGCCGAGTCTCCACCGCCGCGGATGCGAACGGAGTTCTCAACATGATTGCGGAGTCGACTCTGAGGAGCGGCGGCACCGTAAGCTCTTCCGATTGCTCCTTGATCTTATCTGCCGCGCTTGATCGTAGCAATGCTGACTTGGCTCTCTCTGTTTTCCAAGCTATGCGCTCCTCCTTTGATCCTG ATGTTAATCAGAAGGGTTTGTCCTTTGAGAAATGGAAGTGGTCAAGGCCAGATGTGAATACCTACACAATATTAGTCCTCGGCCTTGCAGCATTGTTGAGGGTCTCAGATGCACTTAAAATGATAGCTAAGGTCTGTCGAGTGGGAGTTTCTCCTGGGGAAGAG GTCCCTTTTGGTAAGGTTGTGAAATGTCCAAGTTGCAGGGTTGCTGTAACTGTTGCTCAGCCACAACATGGTATCCAG ATTGCATCCTGTTACAAGTGCCGCTACCAGTATGAGCTTGTTTCAGGCAATATACTTCGCATAGAGTCAGAAGAAATCAG CATGGGTGTACCTGCATGGAAACGAGGGCTAAAATTCCTGCAAATTAAGCAAGACATTCCAGCTGCTGTTCACTCCATTGTG GTGGAGACCCCATCTGGAATGGCACGAACACACAGATTTGCTACTGAGACAGTTGACCTTCCTGCTCAAGAAGGGGAGAGAGTGACCATTGCTCTAGCAGCACCATCAAATGTTTATAGAGAGATGGGTCCCTTTAAATTTAGTCCAAAGGACTCAAGCTTCTATGCTGGAGAACCTATGTGCCTGACAAACCATGTAGATGGCCGAGAATCACCATTGCTAAGAGCCCCCGAGAAAGATAAAGGCACATCTTTACTAAACCCCTCTCTAATCTTCCCACTTGTTGCTGTATTTGCCACTGGAGATGCTGCCTCTGGGATGATAGATCCCAACTTGCCTCAGTTAATTTCAGTTGCTGCAGTTTCCTTGATTGCAGTTGGGGCCACTCTAAACAATCTAGTACTTCCACAGTTAAGCAAG CTTCCTCAAAGATTAGTTAGTAGTATGGAGATCAGGCAACAACTTTTATCACAGTATGATGTGCTCCAATCTCGGATAAAGGAATTGAAAGGAACTGCTGAAAATGAG GTTTGGATGTTGGCTCGCATGTGCCAGTTGGAGAACAAAATTTCTGCTGTTGGAGAACCTTCTTACAG TGCTCGGAAAAGCAGAGTGAAAAGGGTGCGCGAAAGCTTGGAAAGTTCCCTTAAGAAGAGGATAGAATTAATTGAAAGCTATGCAAGG ATATCTTCGATGATTGAAATCGAGGTAGAGTTGGATTCGGATGTTCTTGCTGCTGAAGCAGCAAGCAATGTG GAAAGTATTGCTGATCAGATACAACAAATCATGGAGCTTGAAAAGCTTGAAGAA AAATGGAGACTCCAAGCAGAGGCAAATGATGAGGCTGAAAGACTCCTTAGCTCTGAACCCTTGTCGGTGGAAAAGGTGCTAGACAGATAA
- the LOC116032168 gene encoding UDP-glucose 4-epimerase GEPI48-like has translation MSQNILVTGGAGYIGSHTVLQLLLSGYRAVVVDNLDNSSSVAISRVKELAGEHASNLDFHKIDLRDKPALEKLFASMKFYAVIHFAGLKAVGESVQKPLMYYDNNITGTIILLEVMVAHGCKNLVFSSSATVYGSPKEVPCTEELPLSALNPYGRTKLYIEEICRDVHQSDPEWKIILLRYFNPVGAHPSGHIGEDPCGIPNNLMPFVQQVAVGRLPSLKVFGNDYKTKDGTGVRDYIHVIDLADGHIAAVKKLADPSVGCEVYNLGTGKGTSVLEMVTAFEKVSGKKIPLVMAARRPGDAEIVYAANGKAERELKWMAKYGIEEMCRDQWNWASKNPYGYEKSA, from the exons ATGTCGCAGAACATACTGGTAACGGGAGGCGCAGGGTATATTGGGAGTCACACTGTGTTGCAATTGCTGTTATCTGGTTACAGAGCTGTTGTGGTTGATAATTTGGACAATTCTTCCTCTGTTGCTATCTCAAGAGTTAAGGAGCTTGCTGGTGAACATGCCTCCAATCTTGATTTCCACAAG ATCGATCTTCGTGACAAGCCTGCACTTGAAAAGCTCTTTGCCTCCATGAA ATTCTATGCTGTTATCCATTTTGCTGGATTAAAAGCAGTTGGTGAAAGTGTGCAGAAGCCTTTGATGTATTATGACAACAATATTACTGGTACAATTATCCTTCTGGAAGTCATGGTTGCCCATGGATGCAAAAAT CTTGTGTTTTCATCATCAGCAACTGTTTATGGTTCACCAAAAGAGGTTCCATGCACAGAGGAACTCCCCCTAAGTGCTTTAAATCCTTATGGCCGAACCAAG CTCTACATCGAAGAAATATGCCGTGATGTGCACCAATCAGACCCTGAATGGAAAATCATATTGCTGCGATACTTCAATCCAGTTGGTGCCCATCCTAGTGGTCATATTGGTGAAGATCCATGTGGAATCCCAAACAATCTTATGCCCTTTGTTCAACAAGTTGCTGTTGGGAGGCTGCCATCCCTGAAAGTTTTTGGAAACGATTACAAAACAAAGGATGGCACAGGG GTACGTGATTACATTCATGTTATAGATTTGGCAGATGGTCACATTGCTGCTGTGAAGAAATTGGCAGATCCTTCCGTAG GCTGTGAAGTATACAACTTGGGAACTGGAAAAGGTACATCAGTTTTGGAAATGGTAACAGCATTCGAGAAAGTATCAGGAAAG AAAATTCCACTGGTGATGGCTGCCCGGCGACCTGGTGATGCTGAAATTGTGTATGCAGCAAACGGGAAAGCAGAACGGGAATTAAAATGGAT GGCAAAATATGGCATTGAAGAGATGTGCCGAGATCAGTGGAATTGGGCAAGCAAAAATCCCTATGGTTATGAGAAATCTGCCTGA